Below is a genomic region from Clostridiales bacterium.
GTTTTTGGAAAATAAATTAAACAATATTATAAACGAATAGAGGGCGCTTTTTAAAATTTTCACGCCCCAAAGTTTCATTCAAGAGTTCCTTCTAGTGACCAAGTGAGAGCTTTAGTTATTCTAACAGGGACAATAGTTCCAATTAAAGACTCATCACCTTCAAAGTTTACAACTTTATTTCCAGAAGTTCGACCAGTTAATTTTTTATCAGATGTTTTACTAAAGCCTTCAACTAAAACATCCAAAACCAAATCCAATAGATTTTTATTATTATCCAGGCTTACATCATTTTGTACCTTAAGTAATCGATCAAATCTATCTTTAGTTATTTCAGGAGGTATTTGGTTTGGTGAGGTGCTAGCCCGAGTACCAGTTCGTTTAGAATAAATAAAAGTGTATGCCATATCAAAATGAGCTTTTTTTACGACATCTATTGTGTCTAAGAAGTCTTCTTCTGTTTCTCCAGGGAAACCAACAATTATATCTGTCGTAATTGTAATATCAGGGATAGTTTTTCTTATGTTGTAAACAAGATCTAAATATTGCTCTTTTGTATAGTGCCTATTCATGTCAGCCAAAACTTTACTGTTGCCGGATTGTAGTGGCAAATGTATGTGATGACATACTTTGTCCAAGTCATGTATAGCACGAAGCAGATCTGGCGAGAAATCCTTAGGATGGGGTGTCATAAATCTAATTCGTTTAATGCCGTCAATTTTGTTTAATTCACGTAATAGATTAGGGAATGTAGCATTATTGTCCGATAAATCGTTTCCATAGGAGTTTACATTCTGACCTAAAAGAGTTACTTCTAAATATCCAAGTTTTGCAAGTTCTTTTACTTCGTATATAATATCAGATAATTTTCGACTTCGTTCACGTCCTCTTACAAAAGGAACAATGCAGTACGAACAGAAATTATTACAGCCATATATTATATTAACGTAAGCTCTTTTTTCATCAGTTCTGTCTATTGCAATTTCCTCTACAACATCAGAAGTAGCATTAAATATCTCTGTTACACAACAGTTATGGTCCAATACATCTAGCATAAGTTCTGGTAATTTGAATAAATTATGTGTCCCGAATATTATGTCAACATGAGGATATGTTTTTTTTATGTGATAGACAACTTCCTTTTGTTGCATCATACAACCACAAATAGCAATTATCAAATTTTTGTTTTTAGCTTTAAGATTTTTTAATGCTCCCAAATGTCCATATACTTTAAGCTCAGCATTTTCGCGTATTGCACATGTATTAAATATAATAAAGTCTGCAGCATCTTTAGATGAAGTTTTCTCGTATCCTATATTAAGTAACATGCCGGATAACTTTTCTGAATCATGTTCATTCATCTGACATCCAAAAGTTTGTACATACATTTTAAGTGGCCTACCAAGTTGAATCTTTTTTTGGTCTAATATTTTCTTGCAACAAGCCATAAAATAAAGTTGACGATTGGGTTCAGTTTCTGGTACGTTACAAGATGTGTTGATATTTTTTAAATCAATTTCAGTCATACAACGATCTCCTTTATTTTAATTTCACAAAAGATATTTTAACATCATTTGAAGCTTTTGTGAAGCTATTATTTTCTCCATATACTAGAGACAGATGCTAGGAAAGAGTTAAAATCGCTAAACTGTTTTTTAGGAAGACAAATCGTAGTAATTAATACTTTTTTATCTGATGGTAAAGTTAAGTTAAGCTTCATTCCATGTTCGTCTACGTTGCAATAGTTGGGATTTGTACACATAGCAAAGAAATAATCTTTATTTTCGCTCGAACAAATAAGTATGTTGTTTTTGATTTCATACTGAAATCTAGGAAGGGGAAAAGAACAGCGTATAATGTCATTATTTTTAAATTTTGATAGATTAAGTTCAATTTTATGTAAAACGAAAGATTTTTTGTGTACCAAGTCATTGTGAATACTGACTAAATATCTAAAGCGTGTAGGAGAATCATTAACAGTAACGATTATATTGCCTAATGGAGTTTCCAATTTTTTTAATTCCCAGCATTGATTATTAAAAAAGAGTTCTGCTTTTAATTTACTTATATCAAATTTTTCACCACAAGAATCACAATAGTGCAAAAATTTAGCTTGTGAATGTTGAACACTGTGATGAGTAACGACAGTTCCTTTCTTACAACATGGACAAGTGGTAACATGAATTTTTTCTCCCGCCTTAAGTGATTGGCTGCTTTTACTAAGAGTAACGAGAAACTCCATTTCATTTTCTGGTGAATTTGTATACATTAGTTGCCTCCTAAAAAATTATTATGATAGTATTATAACACAAAAAAAGGTGTCAATAAAATAGAAACTTTAATTAGAGTATGGCCCTATTTTTGTTATGTAAATTGTTTTTTAAATTTATACAAAAATGGGGTTGTTTTTTTGCAAATTTTATGAGAGAATAAGTTGGGAAAAAAATCAGGAAAGAGAGGTATGGTAAATGTCTATACATATAGGAGCCCCAAAAGGAGACATAGCAGAAACAGTATTATTGCCAGGAGATCCATTAAGGGCTAAGTTTATAGCAGAGAATATGTTAGAAGGTGCAGTGTGTTATAATAATGTGAGAGGAATGTTAGGATTTACAGGAACCTATAAAGGGAAAAAGATTTCAGTTCAGGGTACAGGAATGGGAGTACCGTCCATTTTAATATATGCAACTGAGCTAATAGAGTTTTATGGAGCAAAGAATCTTATTAGAATAGGAACATGTGGCTCGATAAAAGAAGATATAAAAATAAGAGATATAATATTAGCTACGACTGCGTCTACAAGGAGTGCAATAAGTAGTACAGTATTTGGAAGTGCAACTTATGCGCCAAGTACAAGTTTTGATTTGTTAAGAAAAGCATATGACAATGCAGCTAAGAAGGGTATACATGTGCATGTAGGGAGTGTATTTACAGAGGATCAGTTTTATAATGAAATTGATGATTCGAAATTGTGGGCTAGTTATGGTATGCTAGCAAAGGAAATGGAGACTTATGGTTTGTATACAGTTGCATCAAGAAATAATGTGAATGCGTTGTCTATATTGACGGTTAGTGATAGTTTGGTGACAGGTGAGCTTACTTCATCAGAGGAAAGAGAAAAAACGTTTACTAATATGGTTGAAATAGCGTTAGATACAGCTATAGATTGAAAAGGTAGGGATTTAAGATGTCTTTATATGAAAAATGGAATAAGCTTTTAGAGGATCAAGAAGGAGAGCAAGAATTTTGGAAAGAATTTTTACTTAAAGAGAAAAAAACTTATGAAGTGTTATTAGGAGATATAAAGGAAGAAGAAAAGGGTACGGTTAGTGAACTTGGCCAAAGATATAACCTAACTCCTGTTGAGGTAATTGGTTTTATAGATGGGATAAATACAAGTCTTAAGAAAGAAGTAGAACTTAGTACTCTTGATGAGGCATCTAATGTTGAACTAAAAATAGATTTTGAAAAGCTTTATTACAATATGTTGGATGCAAGAGCAGAATGGTTATACAAGCTAAAAGAGTGGGATAAGATATTGACTGTTGAAAAAAGAAAAGAAATAAAAAAAGAATTTGATAAAACAAGAATTGCTGTTAGTAATAAAGTTGGAAGGAATAAACTTTGCCCTTGTGGTAGTGGAAAAAAGTACAAGAAGTGCTGTGGTAGATAGTTTAAAAAAGATTTCCCACAAGATGATTTTTTTGCCTTGTGGGAACTTTTAATTTCTACAACATTTGGCGATGATACACTAACTTCTGTAAATAAGGTGTAAATTGCTAAAAAAACATAATAAAACAAGGTTATTTAAGGAGTGGATTAAAGTAATGAAAGAATGAGCATTTTTGTTATAGGATCAAATTTACTAGTGTAACATTAAATATAAGAAATGAGGACATAAAAATAGCGAATGCCTTAACATAAGAAGTAAAAACTACAGGGCTTATAAGGTTAGCTTGTATCGCCTTAGCATATTGGCGCTATCGAAGAAAACTTAACTGTTTGCACGTTATTGCAAAAGAAAGTTCTTAAACTTTACACTGAGAATTTTATGGTAAAAATTTGGTATGTAGGTGGGGTGGGATGTTGTGCCTTATAAAAATATTGATTGACAATTAACGGATTTGTTGGTATAATCGCATTAAGAGGGATGTGAATTTTGGTTTATAAATCTTCAAAGATAGAGAGGTTATTTGGAAGATGAAAAAAGGAAAGTTAATATTAATTCTTATCAGTTTAATAGTAGTTTTGTTAGTATTTGTTGGTTTTGCCAAAGATAGGCTTATAAAAATACCTACATTTAAGGATTTTAAAATGGAGGAGCTTTGTATTTATGCAGGGGATACAGAGGGAGAGAGTTTAATAGTTGATAAAGTTATCAAAGTTGAGGGAGGAAAAACTACAGAAGACAAAGTGGAAGTAGTAATTTCAAGTTTACAAGACAAGTTTTCAGATATTGAGTTAGAAGTTGTAAACTATGAAAATGTTATGGGAAAGAAAGTATTGGTGTTAGATCTAAAGGATAAAGATAAGCCTGTGAGTTCATATTTGAATGCTGGTTCTACTGGAAGTAGAATTAATTTAGGTATCATAGTTAATAGCTTATTGCAGAACGAAAAAAACATGTCTAATTGGATAGATGGAGTCAAGATTCTAGTCAATGGGGAAGCTTCGGTAGAAGGGGAACATGTTGATTTGAGCGAAATCTTCTATAAATCAAAGAACAAAAATATTGAATTGCAATAGAAAAATTAACTTGTGTTTGTAGCATAAGCTAATATGGGTGAGTAAATAAAGCTCAACTTATGATGTTTTTTTAAAAGATAAGTTGGCTTTTTGATATAAATAGTAATTAGTACGTTGTACTAGGTTTGAGGAGGAAAAAAATAGATGCAAGATTTGAAAATGAAAGTATTAGGATTAATGAGCATAATTGCAGCTGTTTGTGTTGTGGCATTCATAGTTGTATTCATGTTAATAAAATACGTTTTCAAGCAGGAATTAGGAAATGAAAAGATGCAAGAAATTGCTAAAGCTATAAAGGATGGAGCAATGGCGTTTTTGAGTAGACAGTATAAGACAATATCAGTGATGGCTATAGTGGTAGCTGTTGTACTTGGATTTATAACAAAAGGAAGAAGTAGTTTTAATTGGTATACATTTGTATCATTCATTGCAGGAGCAATTTGCTCAGGATTATCAGGATTTATAGGAATGTATGTTGCGGTTAGTTCTAATATAAGAGCAGCAGCAGGGGCAAGGGATAGCTTGAATAAGGCGCTTATTATTTCATTTAGAGGAGGCGCAGTAACAGGTCTTTCAGTTACTACATTAAGTCTTGTTGGTGTTGGCGGATTGTTTTGCCTGTTCGGAGGTTTAAAAGGAAGTGTCGGTGCAGTAAAAGATGCAGCTTTGCTTATATTAGGTTATGGATTTGGGGCAAGTTTTGTAGCGTTGTTTGCTCAATTAGGAGGCGGCATATATACTAAAGCTGCAGATGTTGGTGCAGATTTAGTTGGAAAGGTAGAGACTGGCATACCAGAAGATGATGAGAGAAACCCAGCAGTTATAGCTGATTTGGTTGGGGATAATGTTGGTGATTGTGCTGGTAGAGGAGCGGATTTGTTTGAATCCACAGCTGCTGAAAATATAGGGGCTATGGTGTTAGGAATAGCGCTATATCCAGTTTTTGGAATATGCGGAATAATGTTTCCATTGATAGCTAGAGCTGCAGGGATAATAGCGTCTGTATTTGGTATATATTCAGTAAAAACTAAAGAAGATGAAGATCCGATGAAGGCTTTAAACAGGGGATATAGTATAACAACAATTATAGCAGCGGTATTTTTATTTTTTATAACAAAGTTCATGTTATCAGGTGTTGGAGAGTATGCTGGTAAGGTCAGATACATAAACTTTTTTGGGTGTGCATTAATAGGATTGATATTAAGTTTTATATTTGTGTATATAACAGAGTATTACACTTCTATGTCGCATAGACCAGTTAAATCTATTGCATATTCTTCTAAAACTGGGGCTGCTACTAATATTATAACAGGTATAGCGGTTGGTATGGAAAGCACATTTTTGCCAGTTGTATTTATATCAATAGCAATATTTTTATCGTATTACTTAGGTCAAACTTCAGGTTTAAAGGAATTAGGTTTCAATGGAGGGCTATATGGTACAGCTGTGGCAACAATGGGGATGCTTGCTACATGCTCTTACATATTAGCGATGGATACATTTGGACCTATAACAGACAATGCAGGAGGAATAACAGAGATGTCTGGGGCCGAAGAGGAGATAAGAAACAGAACAGACTTGTTAGATGCATGTGGAAATACAACTAAGGCTTTAACAAAAGGATATGCAGTAGGAAGTGCAGCTCTTGCAACATTTATATTATTTTCAGCTTATTTAGATAAAGTAAAGTTAGCATTAAATATTCCATTAAGTCATATATTTACTGTTGATATAGGAAAGATAGAAGTATTTATAGGCGGACTTTTAGGTGCTACAATGGTATTTTTGTTTAGTTCAACAGCTATTAATGCAGTTGGTAGGGCGGCAAGTTATGTTATAGTTGAAGTAAGAAGACAGTTTAAGGAAAAACCAGGAATAATAGAAGGAATAGAAAAGCCTGATTATGGTGAGTGCGTGGATATAGTTACAAAAGGTGCTTTAAAAGAAATGGTATTGCCAGGGCTTATAGTAATAGTAGCTCCTATTTTGGTGGGATTTGTATTAGGCGCAGAGGCAGTAGCTGGATTTTTGATGATATCTACTATAACTGGTGTATTGTTAGCGTTATTTTTGAATAATTCAGGGGGAGCTTGGGATAATGCCAAGAAGCTTATAGAAGTGGGTGACTTTGGAGGTAAGAACTCAAAGACACATAAGTCTGGTGTTGTTGGAGATACAGTAGGAGATCCATTTAAGGATACAGCAGGTCCATCAATACACGTATTAATTAAATTGATAAGTACGGTAACATTGTTGTTCGCTGTATTGTTCGTAAAATATGCTTTGATAAGATAACAATATTTTTTGTCCACCTGTGCTACAGCCCTTTTTTAAGAGAGATGTCGTGCAGGTGGTTTTTTTTAGACAAAATATTTGTAGTTAGCGATTTATAAAGATTTGTTGCCATATCTAGTGTTACTTTATTTATTATGCGATTATTTGGATTTTGTAGCAAGGCGACAACAGATTTATTGAAAGATTGTACTTTTTTCGAATTTTTGCTTTTAATAGCAATTAACAATTCTACAATAGGATCATTCAAAATTTTTTTTGCAAATTTTTTGCTAGGTTTATCTAGTTTTTTGTTGTATAGGATATCTGTGTTTGCACCATTTGCTATTAACAATTTAGCCAATTCTATATTATTACTTGAAGATACAACAATAGATAATGGAGTTTCACCAGTAGTAACAGATATATTGGTGTTTGCGCCATGTTCAATTAAATATTTTGCCATTTGAAAATTTTTAATGTGAAGGGCTTCTAATAAAGGCGATTTGTTATTTACTAGCATATCAACATTTGCTTTATGATCTACTAAATATTTTGCTGTTGGTATATCTAATTTTATTGCTTCTATTAGTGGACATCTAGTTGGAGTGAACATATTAACATTTGCCCCATGATCTATTAAGTATTGAGTGAGTAAAAAATCAGAACCAATAGATTCCAATAAAGGGGTAGAATCGTTGATGACAATATTAACTGTTGCATTATGAAATACCAAGTATTCTACAATTCGTCTATAAAAAGCAATTCTAAAATTAGATTTGTCTAAATTAGATTTCAGATATTTTATTGAACACATCAAAGGGGTAGATTGATTGCATTCTAGATTAACATCTGCTTCATTTGTAACGAATAATTTTACTAATCTAAAATCACCTTTTTTACAAGCCATATAAAGAGGAGTAAGGCCATCAGAATTTTTTTGATTCACAATTAATTGTAGTAGTGTAGTGCATTTTTCTTTGCAGATAATTTTAAAAGGAGAGCAATTGTATATATCTTTTTTATACACATTTGACCCACTAGATATTAATAATTTAGCCATGTCAAATCTTTTGCGTAGACAAGAAATCAACAAAGGTGTTCTTCCTAATTTATCTGTTTCATCAACATTGGCATTAAAATCTAATAATAATCTTAAAAGATCTATATCTTCATTTTTGCAAGCAACAATAATAGGAGTGTTACCATATGTATTTTTTTTGTTTATATTAGCATTATTTTGAAGTAATAATCTAACTGCTTCTATATTTTTTTTGTATATTGATATCCATAAAGCAGTCTGTTCAAACATGTTGGAGTAGTCTATATCAACATTATGTTGCAATAATAATTTTAACAAGAGTATATTTTTTTGTTCACAAGCGAAAATTAGAGGAGTATCTAAATTACAAAAGTCTTTTTGATTTGGTTGAGCATTATTTTGCAATAATATTTTTGTTATGTGTATATTTTTAGAAATTAAGGATGCCCATAAAGGAGTATCTCCATTATTGTTGCAAAGGTTTACATCAGCATTATTTTGCAATAAAAATTCTACTAAATTAGAGTGGTTATATTTACATGCAGTCCACAATGGAGATTCTCCAGTTTTATTTTTATAATTTGGGTTAGCATTATTTTGAATTAAAATTTTTGCAATATCTAAATTTCCATGCACGCAAGCAATGTACAAAGGAGTTTTCCCAAAGGTGTTAACCAAATTTATAGTAGGGTTTGAGTATGCTAATAATAAATTAAGTAGATTAATATCATTATGTTGACATGCGTATGTTAGAGGTGTATTTCCATTATAGCCAATATCAGCATTTGCACCATTTTCTAGTAATGATTTAACTAGATCATAGTTTTTTTCAAGGATAGCGCTCCAAAGTGGAGTTTCACCTTTTTTGCTTGTAGTATTAATATTTATTCCCAATTGTATAAGAAATTTTGAGAACCCTATATTACATTTTTTGAATAAAAAGTTTAGCCATAAATCCCCATTTTTATTGCTTTTTAAGAGGAATTTTTCCATATAATTTTTTAAAGAATTAAGAAATGCGTTTAGATATTTCATAGAATCCGCTCCTTTTGTCATTATTGTACATATCAAAATATTTTTCATCAATAAGTTAACAAATAGTTGGTTACTACGATTAATCCCTTACAATATAATCTTAACGTGACATCCTTTTCTATATACACCTCAAATTTTTTTATAAAATTCTTGGCGTACGTACCACGCTTTTGTAAAGATTTATGAACTTACTTATTTTGGTTTTGGGGTGCACTCTAAACAGTATATATTTATCATAATTCCACCCTTTATGCGCACTATATTGTATTTGGGAGAAATATATCTCTTTCCAAAATGTTTTTATCAAATACTTTTTTTTCTATACTTAACAACAAATACAACGAAAATACAGAATGTGCATTCTTATCCAATTTCATTGCTTTAATCTCCTATTTTTCGACTAATATTAGTTTAGTATATTATCCCAAAATTGTCAATGCTATATTTTTTTAGTGGATTTATCCCTCATTTCTACAAGTGAGGGATGAATCGCTAAATTTTTTATAAAAATTCATTTATGTGGGGGAATTTTTATCTAAAAATTTTTGATAAATAAAAAAGATACTAAAAATAAAGACAAAAGTTTAAAGAGAAGGGAAGATCATAGATTATACTATTCACATTAAATATTAAAATTTATTAACATGTGTTAAGAAATAACGACAATTATTAAGATTTGTAGTTAAAACTTGAAAAGAAGAATGATATCCTATATACTGAAAATGAAGGGTAGTCTTGGACAGTACACAATAAAAGTCAAATAAAGAAGACAGGTGAGTGATATGAGAGAAGAATACAGAATTCAATTATGGAAGGAATATGATAAAACAAAAGAACCTGACATAAGATGTAAATTAATAGAGGAGTATTCCTATCTTGTTAAGCTTATTGCTGGAAGACTTAGTACTTATTTTGGATCTAATATGGAGTATGACGATTTGGTGGGTTATGGTGTGTTGGGCTTAATAGATGCTGTGGATAAGTTTGATATAAAAAAAGGAGTAAAATTTGAAACTTATGCAACTCTAAGAGTACGAGGAGCCATAATAGATCATATAAGGACACTTGATTGGTTACCTAGATCCATAAGAAGGAAAAGCAAAGCAGTGGAAAAAGCCTGTTGGGAGTTAGAATGTGAGTTAGGACATTCAGTGTCTGACGAGGAAGTTGCGAGTAAGCTAGGGCTTTCGATGAGTAAATTTAATAAAATAATGCGAGATGTAACTTTGGCAAAAATGGTATCTTTAGAAGAGGTCATGGAGCAAAATTCAGAGTATTCGTTAAAAAATACCATGGGGACTAAAGAAAAACCAGAAGGACATTTGGCGCTTTTAGAAGTAAAACATTTACTAATGAAGGCCATAAAGTCATTGCCACCAAAAGAAAAAAAAGTTA
It encodes:
- the miaB gene encoding tRNA (N6-isopentenyl adenosine(37)-C2)-methylthiotransferase MiaB; its protein translation is MTEIDLKNINTSCNVPETEPNRQLYFMACCKKILDQKKIQLGRPLKMYVQTFGCQMNEHDSEKLSGMLLNIGYEKTSSKDAADFIIFNTCAIRENAELKVYGHLGALKNLKAKNKNLIIAICGCMMQQKEVVYHIKKTYPHVDIIFGTHNLFKLPELMLDVLDHNCCVTEIFNATSDVVEEIAIDRTDEKRAYVNIIYGCNNFCSYCIVPFVRGRERSRKLSDIIYEVKELAKLGYLEVTLLGQNVNSYGNDLSDNNATFPNLLRELNKIDGIKRIRFMTPHPKDFSPDLLRAIHDLDKVCHHIHLPLQSGNSKVLADMNRHYTKEQYLDLVYNIRKTIPDITITTDIIVGFPGETEEDFLDTIDVVKKAHFDMAYTFIYSKRTGTRASTSPNQIPPEITKDRFDRLLKVQNDVSLDNNKNLLDLVLDVLVEGFSKTSDKKLTGRTSGNKVVNFEGDESLIGTIVPVRITKALTWSLEGTLE
- the deoD gene encoding purine-nucleoside phosphorylase, with amino-acid sequence MSIHIGAPKGDIAETVLLPGDPLRAKFIAENMLEGAVCYNNVRGMLGFTGTYKGKKISVQGTGMGVPSILIYATELIEFYGAKNLIRIGTCGSIKEDIKIRDIILATTASTRSAISSTVFGSATYAPSTSFDLLRKAYDNAAKKGIHVHVGSVFTEDQFYNEIDDSKLWASYGMLAKEMETYGLYTVASRNNVNALSILTVSDSLVTGELTSSEEREKTFTNMVEIALDTAID
- a CDS encoding SEC-C domain-containing protein; translation: MSLYEKWNKLLEDQEGEQEFWKEFLLKEKKTYEVLLGDIKEEEKGTVSELGQRYNLTPVEVIGFIDGINTSLKKEVELSTLDEASNVELKIDFEKLYYNMLDARAEWLYKLKEWDKILTVEKRKEIKKEFDKTRIAVSNKVGRNKLCPCGSGKKYKKCCGR
- a CDS encoding sodium-translocating pyrophosphatase; amino-acid sequence: MKVLGLMSIIAAVCVVAFIVVFMLIKYVFKQELGNEKMQEIAKAIKDGAMAFLSRQYKTISVMAIVVAVVLGFITKGRSSFNWYTFVSFIAGAICSGLSGFIGMYVAVSSNIRAAAGARDSLNKALIISFRGGAVTGLSVTTLSLVGVGGLFCLFGGLKGSVGAVKDAALLILGYGFGASFVALFAQLGGGIYTKAADVGADLVGKVETGIPEDDERNPAVIADLVGDNVGDCAGRGADLFESTAAENIGAMVLGIALYPVFGICGIMFPLIARAAGIIASVFGIYSVKTKEDEDPMKALNRGYSITTIIAAVFLFFITKFMLSGVGEYAGKVRYINFFGCALIGLILSFIFVYITEYYTSMSHRPVKSIAYSSKTGAATNIITGIAVGMESTFLPVVFISIAIFLSYYLGQTSGLKELGFNGGLYGTAVATMGMLATCSYILAMDTFGPITDNAGGITEMSGAEEEIRNRTDLLDACGNTTKALTKGYAVGSAALATFILFSAYLDKVKLALNIPLSHIFTVDIGKIEVFIGGLLGATMVFLFSSTAINAVGRAASYVIVEVRRQFKEKPGIIEGIEKPDYGECVDIVTKGALKEMVLPGLIVIVAPILVGFVLGAEAVAGFLMISTITGVLLALFLNNSGGAWDNAKKLIEVGDFGGKNSKTHKSGVVGDTVGDPFKDTAGPSIHVLIKLISTVTLLFAVLFVKYALIR
- a CDS encoding ankyrin repeat domain-containing protein, with the protein product MKYLNAFLNSLKNYMEKFLLKSNKNGDLWLNFLFKKCNIGFSKFLIQLGININTTSKKGETPLWSAILEKNYDLVKSLLENGANADIGYNGNTPLTYACQHNDINLLNLLLAYSNPTINLVNTFGKTPLYIACVHGNLDIAKILIQNNANPNYKNKTGESPLWTACKYNHSNLVEFLLQNNADVNLCNNNGDTPLWASLISKNIHITKILLQNNAQPNQKDFCNLDTPLIFACEQKNILLLKLLLQHNVDIDYSNMFEQTALWISIYKKNIEAVRLLLQNNANINKKNTYGNTPIIVACKNEDIDLLRLLLDFNANVDETDKLGRTPLLISCLRKRFDMAKLLISSGSNVYKKDIYNCSPFKIICKEKCTTLLQLIVNQKNSDGLTPLYMACKKGDFRLVKLFVTNEADVNLECNQSTPLMCSIKYLKSNLDKSNFRIAFYRRIVEYLVFHNATVNIVINDSTPLLESIGSDFLLTQYLIDHGANVNMFTPTRCPLIEAIKLDIPTAKYLVDHKANVDMLVNNKSPLLEALHIKNFQMAKYLIEHGANTNISVTTGETPLSIVVSSSNNIELAKLLIANGANTDILYNKKLDKPSKKFAKKILNDPIVELLIAIKSKNSKKVQSFNKSVVALLQNPNNRIINKVTLDMATNLYKSLTTNILSKKNHLHDISLKKGL
- a CDS encoding FliA/WhiG family RNA polymerase sigma factor; protein product: MREEYRIQLWKEYDKTKEPDIRCKLIEEYSYLVKLIAGRLSTYFGSNMEYDDLVGYGVLGLIDAVDKFDIKKGVKFETYATLRVRGAIIDHIRTLDWLPRSIRRKSKAVEKACWELECELGHSVSDEEVASKLGLSMSKFNKIMRDVTLAKMVSLEEVMEQNSEYSLKNTMGTKEKPEGHLALLEVKHLLMKAIKSLPPKEKKVISLYYYEGLTLREISIVMGVTESRISQLHTKAVSRLNLKLANNKEALI